In Cervus elaphus chromosome 16, mCerEla1.1, whole genome shotgun sequence, a single window of DNA contains:
- the DNAI1 gene encoding dynein axonemal intermediate chain 1, with amino-acid sequence MPHKQPPPRKQSINIGRGTRKRDEDSGTEVGEGTDEWAQSKATVKPPDQLDLTDAELKEEFTRILTANNPHAPQNIVRYSFKEGTYKLIGFVDQLAVHFTQVGNLIPKDSDEGRRQHYRDELAAGSQESAKLVISETEILEEEEEPKEAEAGSQTDVPIVEASQKVAEEELMTPKQPKERKLTNKFNFNERASQTFNNPLRDRECQMEPPPRTNFSATANQWEIYDAYMEELEKQEKTKEKEKTKTPVAKKMGKMAMRKMTSLESQSDDITKVTQAAKIVERMVNQNTYDDVAQDFKYYEDAADEYRDQEGTLLPLWKFQNDKAKRLAVTALFWNPKYNDLFAVGHGSYDFMKQSRGMLLLYSMKNPSFPEYIFSSESGIMCLDMHVDHPYLVVVGHYDGNVAIYNLKKPQSQPSFRSSAKSGKHTDPVWQVRWQKDDMDHNLNFFSVSSDGRIVSWTLVKSELVHTDVIKLKVEGSTTEDLEGLQIHTVGCGTAFDFHREIDYLFLVGTEEGKIYKCSKSYSSQFLDTYDAHNMAVDAVSWNPYHTKVFMSCSSDWTVKIWDHTIKTPMFIYDLNSAVGDVAWAPYSSTVFAAVTTNGKTHVFDLSINKYEAICNQPVVARKKNKLTHVQFNPIHPIIIVGDDRGQVTCLKLSPNLRKMPKEKKGQEVQKGPAVEIAKLDKLLNLVREVKTKT; translated from the exons GATGAAGACTCAGGGACTGAAGTAGGGGAAGGGACAGATGAATGGGCACAGTCCAAAGCCACAGTTAAACCCCCTGACCAACTGGATTTGACTGATGCG GAGCTGAAGGAGGAGTTCACCCGAATTCTGACGGCCAACAACCCGCACGCACCCCAGAACATCGTCAGGTACAGCTTCAAA GAAGGCACATACAAGCTCATTGGCTTTGTGGACCAACTAGCAGTTCACTTCACCCAGGTCGGGAACCTGATCCCCAAAGACTCGGATGAAGGGCGGCGGCAGCACTACCGTGATGAATTAGCAGCCG GTTCTCAGGAGTCTGCCAAGTTGGTGATTTCAGAAACAGAAATcctggaagaagaagaagagcccAAGGAAGCTGAAGCTGGGAGTCAAACAGATGTGCCTATAGTTGAG gcaTCTCAGAAAGTGGCTGAAGAAGAATTGATGACTCCTAAGCAGCCCAAGGAGCGAAAGCTCACCAACAAGTTCAACTTCAATGAGAGGGCCTCACAGACCTTCAATAACCCTCTCCGG GACCGAGAATGTCAGATGGAGCCTCCTCCTAGGACAAACTTTTCAGCCACAGCCAACCAG TGGGAGATCTACGATGCCTACATGGAAGAGCTCGAGAAGCAGGAAAAGACtaaagagaaggagaagacaaaGACCCCAGTGGCTAAAAAGATGGGGAAGATGGCCATGAGGAAGATGACATCTCTGGAGTCCCAG AGCGATGACATCACCAAAGTGACCCAGGCAGCTAAAATCGTGGAGCGGATGGTCAACCAAAACACGTATGACGATGTTGCTCAGG ATTTTAAGTACTATGAGGATGCTGCTGACGAGTATCGGGACCAGGAGGGTACCCTGCTGCCTCTTTGGAAGTTCCAAAATGACAAAGCAAAGCGCCTGGCCGTCACCGCCCTCTTCTG GAATCCAAAGTACAACGATCTGTTTGCAGTGGGACATGGCTCCT ATGACTTCATGAAGCAGAGCCGTGGCATGCTGCTATTATACAGCATGAAGAACCCCAGCTTCCCCGAGTACATCTTCAGCAGCGAGAGCGGCATCATGTGCCTGGACATGCACGTGGACCACCCCTACCTGGTGGTGGTGGGCCACTACGATGGCAACGTGGCCATTTACAACCTCAAGAAGCCCCAGTCCCAGCCCTCCTTCCGCAGCTCAGCCAAGTCTGGCAAGCACACGGACCCTGTGTGGCAG GTCAGGTGGCAGAAGGATGACATGGACCATAACCTCAACTTCTTCTCTGTGTCATCCGACGGCAGGATCGTGTCTTGGACGCTTGTGAAG AGCGAGCTGGTTCACACTGACGTCATCAAGCTGAAGGTGGAGGGCAGCACCACGGAAGATCTCGAGGGCCTGCAGATACACACAGTGG GCTGCGGCACTGCCTTTGACTTCCACAGAGAGATCGACTACCTGTTTCTAGTGGGCACAGAGGAGGGGAAAATCTATAAG tgctcCAAATCCTACTCCAGCCAGTTCCTCGACACCTACGATGCCCACAACATGGCCGTGGATGCCGTGTCCTGGAACCCCTACCACACCAAGGTCTTCATGTCCTGCAGCTCCGACTGGACAGTGAAGATATGGGACCACACCATCAA GACCCCGATGTTCATCTATGACCTCAATTCAGCTGTGGGCGACGTGGCCTGGGCACCGTACTCGTCCACTGTGTTCGCAGCAGTCACCACCAACGGGAAG ACCCACGTGTTTGACTTGTCCATCAACAAGTATGAGGCTATCTGCAACCAGCCCGTGGTGGCCAGAAAGAAGAACAAGCTCACCCACGTGCAGTTCAACCCCATCCACCCCATCATCATTGTGGGCGATGACCGAGGGCAAGTCACCTGCCTGAAGCTCTCACCCAACTTGCGAAAGATGCCGAAG